The following coding sequences lie in one Bacillus sp. 2205SS5-2 genomic window:
- the accB gene encoding acetyl-CoA carboxylase biotin carboxyl carrier protein, whose protein sequence is MLKVQEIRELIKLIDNSSIDEFVYEYEGSKVKMKKGIGSTVRVPEVVSEISKAPVNEELPKAIAAVSAEVSNETKSKQTEKNLDEANENLHKITSPMVGTFYQSPSPEADNYVKVGDRVSKESVVCIVEAMKLFNEIEAEISGEIVEILAEDGQLVEYGQPLFLVKI, encoded by the coding sequence ATGCTAAAAGTACAAGAGATTCGTGAGCTAATTAAGCTTATTGATAATTCAAGTATTGACGAATTTGTTTATGAATATGAAGGTAGTAAAGTTAAAATGAAAAAAGGAATCGGATCAACTGTCCGAGTACCAGAAGTTGTGTCGGAAATATCAAAGGCGCCAGTGAATGAAGAACTTCCAAAAGCTATTGCTGCAGTGTCAGCTGAGGTGTCTAATGAAACCAAATCTAAACAAACTGAAAAAAATTTAGATGAAGCGAATGAAAATTTACATAAAATCACATCTCCTATGGTGGGTACGTTCTATCAATCTCCTTCTCCTGAAGCTGATAATTATGTAAAAGTAGGAGATAGAGTATCAAAAGAAAGCGTTGTATGTATTGTTGAAGCAATGAAGCTTTTTAATGAGATCGAAGCAGAAATAAGTGGCGAAATTGTTGAAATTTTAGCTGAAGACGGGCAACTTGTAGAATATGGTCAACCACTCTTCTTAGTGAAGATATAA